A section of the Streptococcus oriscaviae genome encodes:
- a CDS encoding class I SAM-dependent DNA methyltransferase — protein sequence MATYETFAAVYDEIMDDSLYDKWTAFSLRHLPKQTRTLLELACGTGIQAVRFAQKGYEVTGLDLSYEMLELAQKKAEAAGVMMELAQADMMALEGVGDFDAVTCYSDSLCYMADEEAVLRVFEGVHSVLHAQGVFLFDVHSIYQMAEVFAGYSYHENYEDFAFVWDTYEGERAHSIVHELTFFVKDEENEEERFIRRDEVHEERTYPIETYMNLLKQAGFTSVEVFADFEDQAPTETSQRWFFKAVKA from the coding sequence ATGGCAACTTATGAAACCTTTGCGGCTGTCTATGATGAAATTATGGATGACAGCTTGTATGATAAATGGACGGCTTTCAGCCTTCGTCACTTGCCAAAGCAAACGAGAACACTCCTAGAGTTGGCCTGTGGAACAGGGATTCAGGCTGTTCGTTTTGCCCAAAAGGGCTACGAAGTGACAGGGCTTGACCTGTCTTATGAAATGCTGGAATTGGCTCAGAAAAAGGCAGAAGCAGCTGGCGTCATGATGGAACTCGCGCAGGCAGACATGATGGCCTTAGAAGGTGTTGGAGACTTTGATGCTGTGACTTGCTACTCAGACAGCCTGTGCTATATGGCAGATGAAGAGGCTGTTTTGCGGGTCTTTGAAGGTGTTCACTCTGTTCTCCATGCCCAAGGTGTGTTCCTCTTTGATGTCCACTCCATCTATCAGATGGCGGAAGTCTTCGCAGGGTACAGCTATCATGAAAATTATGAAGATTTTGCCTTTGTCTGGGATACCTATGAGGGGGAGCGTGCACATTCTATCGTTCATGAATTGACCTTCTTTGTCAAGGATGAGGAGAATGAAGAAGAGCGGTTTATCCGTCGGGACGAAGTTCATGAAGAACGGACTTATCCGATTGAAACCTATATGAATTTATTAAAACAAGCTGGTTTTACCTCTGTGGAAGTCTTTGCGGACTTTGAGGACCAAGCCCCAACTGAAACCAGCCAGCGTTGGTTTTTCAAGGCGGTAAAGGCATGA
- a CDS encoding nucleotidyltransferase, translated as MISGIIAEYNPFHTGHKYLLEQAEGLKIVVMSGNFVQRGEPAIVDKWTRAQMALEHGADLVVEMPFLVSVQSADHFAKGAVDILHKLGVERLVFGTEEMLDYQKIAAVYAEQSAEMETFVKNLPDHLSYPQKTQAMWQEFAGLSFTGATPNHILALAYAKAVTGTGIQLCPVQRQGSGFHSEEVETTYASATAIRKGAKELDLVRAFLPSASLFEEVAKVSWEDYFPLLRYQIATHQDLTQVFQVNEEIANRIRVAIGSVATVEDLVEAVATKRYTKARVRRILTYILVNAAENPLPAAVHVLGFTSRGQAYLKEIKERVDLVTRIGKEPWDSLTQQADTVYQLAVKEVAEQTYGRVPVRVER; from the coding sequence ATGATTTCCGGTATTATAGCAGAATACAATCCCTTCCACACAGGCCACAAATACCTCTTGGAACAGGCTGAGGGTCTAAAAATCGTGGTCATGTCTGGTAATTTCGTCCAACGGGGGGAACCTGCGATTGTAGACAAGTGGACACGGGCTCAGATGGCTCTGGAGCATGGAGCGGATTTGGTAGTCGAAATGCCTTTTTTGGTGTCGGTTCAGTCTGCAGATCATTTCGCCAAAGGGGCCGTAGACATCTTGCACAAGTTGGGTGTAGAACGCTTGGTTTTCGGTACGGAAGAAATGCTGGACTACCAGAAAATTGCGGCCGTCTATGCGGAACAGTCTGCAGAGATGGAAACCTTTGTGAAAAACTTGCCTGACCATCTGTCTTATCCACAGAAAACCCAAGCCATGTGGCAGGAATTTGCAGGTCTGAGTTTTACAGGTGCGACACCTAATCATATTCTGGCTCTGGCCTATGCCAAAGCGGTGACAGGGACGGGGATTCAGCTCTGTCCTGTTCAGCGGCAGGGGTCTGGTTTTCATTCGGAAGAGGTTGAAACCACCTATGCCTCGGCTACGGCTATCCGAAAGGGGGCAAAAGAGCTGGACTTGGTGCGAGCTTTTTTACCGTCTGCTAGTTTGTTTGAAGAGGTGGCCAAGGTCAGTTGGGAAGATTATTTTCCCCTGCTCCGCTACCAGATTGCGACCCACCAAGATTTGACCCAGGTCTTTCAAGTCAACGAAGAAATCGCCAATCGTATCCGCGTAGCTATTGGGAGCGTAGCGACCGTGGAAGACTTGGTAGAGGCAGTTGCGACCAAGCGTTATACCAAGGCACGGGTGCGGCGGATTTTGACCTACATTTTGGTCAATGCAGCGGAAAATCCCTTGCCAGCGGCCGTTCATGTGCTGGGCTTCACGTCACGAGGGCAAGCCTATCTCAAAGAAATCAAGGAGCGGGTGGACTTGGTGACGCGGATTGGCAAGGAACCTTGGGACAGCCTGACCCAGCAGGCAGATACAGTCTATCAGTTGGCTGTTAAGGAAGTGGCAGAGCAGACTTACGGGCGCGTGCCGGTGAGGGTGGAGAGATAA
- the pflB gene encoding formate C-acetyltransferase, whose product MSTKVKTKNVTEDIFAQAWEGFAGTDWQEKASVTRFVQANYTPYDGDESFLAGPTERSLRIKKIIEETKAGYEDTRFPMDVDRATSIADIPAGFIDKENELIFGIQNDELFKLNFMPRGGIRMAETTLIENGYTPDPLLHEIYTKHATTVNDGIFRAYTSDIRRARHSHHVSGLPDAYSRGRIIGMYARLALYGADYLMEEKVADWNAITEIDEESIRLREEINLQYQALQQVVRLGDHYGVDVRRPALNTKEAIQWTNIAFMAVCRVINGAATSLGRVPIVLDIYAERDLARGTFTESEIQEFVDDFVLKLRTVKFARTKAFDEIYSGDPTFLTTSMAGMGNDGRHRVTKMDYRFLNTLDNIGNSPEPNLTVLWSDKLPYAFRRYCMAMSHKHSSIQYEGVTTMAKDGYGEMSCISCCVSPLDPESEDQRHNIQYFGARVNVLKALLSSWNNGYDDVHKDYKVFGGVEPNTSEIFDYDQVVKNFEIALDWLTDTYVDAMNIIHYMTDKYNYEAVQMAFLPTHLRANMGFGICGFANTVDSLSAIKYAQVKPIRDEDGFIYDYEVTGDFPRYGEDDDRVDDIAKWLMEAFFTRLNKHKLYKNAEATVSILTITSNVAYSKQTANSPVHRGVFLNEDGSVNTSQVEFFPPGANPTSKSRGGWLQNLNTLSKLNFKHANDGISLTTQVSPKALGKTFDEQVTNLVTILDGYFEQGGQHVNLNVMDLNDVYDKIMAGEDVIVRISGYCVNTKYLTKEQKTELTQRVFHEVLSMDDHAAEISGQ is encoded by the coding sequence ATGTCAACAAAAGTAAAAACAAAAAATGTTACTGAAGACATTTTCGCCCAAGCCTGGGAAGGCTTTGCAGGTACTGACTGGCAAGAAAAAGCCAGCGTAACCCGCTTCGTACAAGCTAACTACACTCCATATGATGGTGATGAGAGCTTCCTTGCTGGCCCTACTGAGCGTTCTCTTCGTATCAAGAAAATCATCGAAGAAACCAAAGCAGGCTACGAAGACACTCGTTTCCCAATGGACGTAGATCGTGCGACTTCTATCGCTGACATCCCAGCTGGTTTCATCGACAAAGAAAACGAATTGATCTTCGGTATCCAAAACGATGAGCTCTTCAAATTGAACTTCATGCCTCGCGGTGGTATCCGTATGGCTGAAACGACTCTGATCGAAAACGGCTATACTCCAGACCCACTCCTTCATGAAATTTACACCAAGCACGCAACAACTGTAAACGACGGTATCTTCCGCGCTTACACTTCTGACATCCGTCGTGCTCGCCACTCTCACCACGTTTCTGGTCTTCCAGATGCTTATTCACGTGGCCGTATCATCGGTATGTACGCTCGTCTTGCTCTTTACGGTGCAGACTACCTGATGGAAGAAAAGGTTGCAGACTGGAACGCGATCACTGAAATCGACGAAGAATCAATCCGTCTTCGCGAAGAAATCAACCTTCAGTACCAAGCTCTTCAACAAGTTGTTCGCTTGGGTGACCATTACGGGGTTGACGTTCGCCGTCCTGCATTGAACACCAAAGAAGCTATCCAATGGACAAACATCGCCTTCATGGCTGTCTGCCGTGTTATCAACGGTGCTGCAACATCTCTTGGTCGTGTGCCAATCGTGTTGGACATCTACGCAGAACGTGACTTGGCTCGCGGTACTTTCACCGAATCAGAAATCCAAGAATTCGTTGACGACTTCGTATTGAAACTTCGTACAGTGAAATTCGCTCGTACAAAAGCCTTCGACGAAATCTACTCAGGTGACCCAACCTTCTTGACAACATCTATGGCTGGTATGGGTAACGATGGCCGTCACCGTGTTACCAAGATGGACTACCGTTTCTTGAACACCCTTGACAACATCGGTAACTCTCCAGAACCAAACTTGACCGTTCTTTGGTCTGACAAGCTTCCATATGCTTTCCGTCGCTACTGTATGGCAATGAGCCACAAGCACTCTTCTATCCAGTACGAAGGTGTAACAACTATGGCTAAAGACGGTTATGGAGAAATGAGCTGTATCTCTTGCTGTGTATCTCCACTTGACCCAGAAAGCGAAGATCAACGCCATAACATCCAGTACTTCGGTGCGCGTGTAAACGTTCTGAAAGCTCTCCTTTCAAGCTGGAACAACGGTTACGATGATGTTCATAAAGATTACAAAGTATTTGGCGGAGTTGAGCCAAACACTTCTGAAATCTTTGACTACGACCAAGTTGTTAAGAACTTTGAAATCGCCCTTGACTGGTTGACAGACACTTATGTGGATGCCATGAACATCATCCACTACATGACAGATAAGTACAACTACGAAGCAGTGCAAATGGCCTTCTTGCCAACTCACCTTCGTGCAAACATGGGCTTCGGTATCTGTGGATTTGCCAACACTGTTGACTCCCTGTCAGCTATCAAGTACGCTCAAGTTAAACCAATCCGTGACGAAGATGGCTTCATCTACGACTACGAAGTAACTGGCGACTTCCCACGCTACGGTGAGGATGACGACCGTGTAGATGACATCGCGAAATGGCTCATGGAAGCATTCTTCACTCGCTTGAACAAACACAAGCTCTACAAGAATGCAGAAGCAACTGTGTCTATCTTGACCATCACTTCAAACGTTGCTTACTCTAAACAAACAGCTAACTCACCAGTTCACCGCGGAGTATTCCTCAATGAAGATGGTTCTGTGAACACTTCTCAAGTAGAATTCTTCCCACCAGGTGCTAACCCAACGTCTAAATCTCGTGGTGGTTGGTTGCAAAACTTGAACACTCTTTCAAAACTCAACTTCAAACACGCTAACGACGGTATCTCCTTGACTACTCAAGTTTCACCAAAAGCTCTTGGTAAAACATTTGACGAGCAGGTAACCAACTTGGTAACTATCCTTGACGGTTACTTCGAGCAAGGTGGTCAGCACGTTAACTTGAACGTTATGGACTTGAACGATGTGTATGACAAGATTATGGCAGGTGAAGATGTTATCGTTCGTATCTCTGGATACTGCGTAAACACCAAGTACCTCACTAAAGAGCAAAAGACTGAATTGACTCAACGCGTCTTCCACGAAGTTCTTTCAATGGATGACCACGCTGCTGAAATTTCAGGCCAATAA
- the dinB gene encoding DNA polymerase IV codes for MLIFPLINDTSRKIIHIDMDAFFAAIEVRDNPSLRGKPVIIGSDPRLTGGRGVVSTCNYEARAFGVRSAMSSKEAYERCPQGIFISGNYEKYQKVGMQVREIFHRYTDLVEPMSIDEAYLDVTENKLGLSSAVKVAKLIQYDIWKELRLTASAGVSYNKFLAKLASDMEKPRGLTLILPEQAQEVLSNLPIERFHGVGKKTVERLHEMGVFTGKDLLQIPEMTLIDRFGRFGYDLYRKARGISNSPVKVNRIRKSIGKERTYRKLLYREEDAKKELTNLVKRVALSLTRHGKKGRTIVLKIRYGDFTTLTKRHSLEEAIFQEEAIEREVLEIFDQVAQPAKGIRLLGVTVTNFEADS; via the coding sequence ATGTTAATTTTTCCGCTGATCAATGATACATCACGCAAGATTATCCATATTGACATGGATGCCTTTTTTGCGGCCATTGAAGTGCGGGACAATCCCAGTCTTCGCGGGAAGCCTGTTATTATCGGAAGTGACCCACGGTTAACAGGAGGACGCGGAGTGGTCTCAACCTGTAATTATGAAGCCAGGGCCTTTGGTGTCCGCTCTGCCATGTCCTCTAAAGAAGCCTATGAACGTTGTCCACAGGGGATTTTCATTTCTGGCAATTATGAGAAGTACCAGAAGGTCGGCATGCAGGTGCGGGAAATTTTTCACCGCTATACCGATTTGGTGGAGCCCATGTCCATCGATGAGGCTTATCTGGATGTGACGGAAAACAAGCTGGGGCTGTCATCTGCTGTCAAGGTGGCCAAGTTGATACAATATGATATTTGGAAGGAACTTCGTTTGACAGCTTCTGCGGGAGTGTCTTACAATAAATTTTTGGCTAAGCTGGCATCTGACATGGAAAAACCTCGCGGGCTAACGCTGATTTTACCTGAGCAAGCACAAGAGGTTCTGTCCAATCTGCCTATCGAGCGGTTCCATGGGGTAGGGAAAAAGACGGTGGAAAGACTTCACGAAATGGGAGTTTTTACAGGAAAAGACTTGCTCCAGATTCCTGAGATGACCTTGATAGACCGGTTCGGTCGCTTTGGATACGACCTCTATCGCAAGGCAAGAGGGATTTCCAACTCACCTGTGAAGGTCAATCGGATTAGAAAGTCCATTGGCAAGGAGCGAACCTATCGCAAACTGCTTTACAGAGAAGAAGACGCCAAAAAGGAGCTGACCAATCTGGTCAAACGAGTGGCGCTCAGTCTAACCAGGCATGGCAAGAAGGGCAGAACGATTGTGCTGAAAATTCGCTACGGTGATTTTACTACTCTGACCAAACGGCACAGTCTAGAAGAGGCTATCTTTCAAGAAGAAGCTATCGAACGAGAGGTTCTGGAAATCTTTGATCAGGTGGCACAGCCTGCTAAAGGGATTCGGTTGTTGGGCGTGACGGTGACCAATTTTGAGGCAGATAGTTGA
- a CDS encoding Rrf2 family transcriptional regulator codes for MQISSRFTIASHILTLLALEGQTEKLTSQAIAGSVGVNPVVVRNILGQLKQAGLVHVARGVGGATLAKDVRDVTLLDIYQAVESLGQSGQLFGFHEQPNPACQVGKNIHHLLDDELERAQAALENELAQTKLSDLLEKMDSLS; via the coding sequence ATGCAGATTTCAAGTCGTTTTACCATTGCCAGTCATATTTTGACGCTGTTGGCTCTAGAGGGTCAGACTGAAAAACTGACCAGTCAGGCTATTGCCGGCAGTGTAGGTGTCAATCCTGTTGTTGTCCGCAATATTTTAGGCCAACTCAAGCAGGCAGGATTGGTCCATGTGGCGCGTGGTGTCGGTGGTGCTACTCTGGCAAAGGACGTCCGAGATGTGACCTTGTTGGATATTTATCAGGCAGTTGAGAGTTTGGGTCAGTCGGGTCAGTTGTTTGGTTTTCATGAGCAGCCCAATCCAGCTTGTCAAGTCGGCAAGAATATCCATCACTTATTGGACGATGAACTAGAGCGAGCTCAGGCAGCCTTGGAAAACGAATTGGCTCAGACCAAGCTTTCGGATTTACTAGAGAAAATGGACTCTCTTTCGTAG
- a CDS encoding NAD(P)-dependent oxidoreductase, with amino-acid sequence MKIAVVAANGKAGQLIVKEALDRGHQVTAIVRSENKTAATSVLQKDIHELTKEDLAGFDVVVSAFGAWTPETLPQHTSTLQVLTKALAGSSTRLFVVGGAGSLYLDEGRSLRLMEAPDFPAAYLPIAEAMAKGLDFLRTVTDLNWVYVSPAADFQDAGEKTGHYILAGEVFTLNSKGESVISYVDFALALVDEIEANRFNQERISVLQA; translated from the coding sequence ATGAAAATCGCAGTAGTAGCAGCAAATGGGAAAGCAGGGCAGTTGATTGTCAAGGAGGCTCTAGATCGCGGGCACCAAGTGACCGCTATTGTCAGATCTGAGAATAAAACAGCAGCAACATCTGTTTTGCAAAAGGATATACATGAGTTGACCAAGGAAGATTTGGCAGGTTTTGATGTGGTGGTTTCAGCCTTTGGAGCGTGGACACCAGAAACCCTTCCTCAGCACACCAGCACTCTTCAGGTCTTGACCAAGGCTTTGGCGGGAAGTTCGACTCGTTTGTTTGTGGTTGGCGGTGCTGGCAGTCTGTATCTGGATGAAGGGCGTAGCCTTCGTTTGATGGAAGCGCCAGATTTTCCAGCAGCCTATCTGCCAATTGCAGAAGCCATGGCAAAAGGACTGGACTTTTTGCGGACGGTGACAGATCTCAACTGGGTCTATGTGAGTCCGGCAGCTGACTTCCAAGATGCGGGTGAGAAAACCGGTCACTATATCCTTGCTGGAGAAGTCTTTACCCTCAATAGCAAGGGGGAAAGTGTTATCAGCTATGTTGATTTTGCCTTGGCCCTTGTAGATGAGATTGAGGCAAATCGTTTTAACCAAGAACGGATTTCTGTTCTGCAAGCCTAA
- a CDS encoding 1-phosphofructokinase family hexose kinase, producing the protein MIHLVCPNPALDRTLLVDGFEKNIPLRPSEVREYPGGKSFNVAYALKENGVEDYLIHTILGGPIGAYIQELNAQRGNPLALIESSQNTRTCNIYLDLQSRDTLLFYEKGLELDQSLLAAFTQQLESSLKEGDYLVFSGSLMKGMPDDYIKHFIETFPQVHTIVDTSGAALRAAFEARPSLIKINNEELKELYPDLDEKDPDQILAILKNRVPHEQMIVTMGAKGSLAKIGQRYFRVQSPKVETANSIASGDFYLGLLVKGICQGQQPEEYLRAATAFARANCLNYFPEVEPQQFQDSYQQVEVTELFV; encoded by the coding sequence ATGATTCACTTAGTCTGTCCCAATCCTGCCCTTGACAGAACCTTACTAGTAGATGGGTTTGAAAAGAATATCCCTCTGCGACCGAGTGAGGTGCGAGAGTATCCAGGCGGGAAGAGTTTCAATGTGGCCTATGCCCTTAAAGAAAATGGGGTGGAGGATTATCTCATCCACACGATTTTGGGTGGGCCTATCGGAGCTTATATCCAAGAACTCAATGCCCAACGAGGGAATCCCTTGGCTCTTATTGAAAGCAGTCAAAATACACGGACCTGCAACATCTACCTTGACCTGCAATCGCGTGATACCCTCCTTTTCTACGAAAAGGGTCTAGAGTTGGATCAAAGCTTATTGGCGGCCTTTACTCAACAGCTAGAATCCAGTCTAAAGGAAGGAGATTATCTGGTCTTCTCAGGTAGCCTGATGAAAGGAATGCCTGATGACTATATCAAGCACTTTATCGAGACTTTTCCGCAAGTTCATACTATTGTGGATACGAGCGGTGCCGCCTTGCGTGCTGCTTTTGAAGCGCGACCAAGCCTTATCAAAATCAACAATGAAGAACTCAAGGAACTCTATCCTGACTTGGATGAGAAAGACCCTGACCAGATTTTGGCGATATTGAAGAACAGGGTTCCTCATGAGCAGATGATTGTAACTATGGGGGCTAAGGGAAGTCTTGCCAAGATTGGCCAGCGCTATTTCCGCGTCCAATCACCAAAAGTTGAAACAGCCAATTCTATTGCTTCGGGAGATTTTTATCTGGGGCTCTTGGTCAAGGGTATCTGCCAAGGCCAACAGCCAGAGGAATACCTGAGGGCGGCGACAGCCTTTGCTCGTGCGAACTGCCTGAACTATTTCCCTGAGGTGGAGCCACAGCAATTCCAAGATAGCTACCAACAGGTAGAAGTGACGGAGTTATTTGTATAG
- the recD2 gene encoding SF1B family DNA helicase RecD2 yields MTELYFTGTIDRIVFENPANFYKILLLEIEETNSDFDDYEIIVTGTMADVIEGEDYRFYGHLVTHPKYGQQLQLTRYERSKPTSAGLIKYFSSSHFKGIGRKTAEKIVDLYGEETIDRILAEPEKLQQISGLSKKSREAFLDTLRLNYGTEMILAKLAEYGIPNKLAFQIQDQYKEKTLEIIEENPYQLVEDIQGLGFTIADKIAENLGIESTSPQRFRAGMLFSLINRSMETGDTYIEARDLLEATLEVLEKARRVELDPAAVAQELTGLIADGKVQQVGTKIFDNSLFFAEQGIHTNLTRLMEKNGFKPFPRELVEEAIEELQSLSQLRYDAIQKEAIIQAINNPLFILTGGPGTGKTTVINGIIAVYAMLNRIDLNKVKEDCPILLAAPTGRAARRMNELTGLPSATIHRHLGLVEGQEETFREDYLDADFIIVDEFSMVDTWLANQLFQNISSQTQVLIVGDAEQLPSVSPGQVLADLLKVKKLPSITLEKIYRQSEDSTIVTLASQIRQCKLPEDFREKKADRSYFEAQNEQIPALIERIVTAAIKSGIPAQEVQILAPMYRGSAGIDQLNTMTQNLLNPLAEGQLEFLHNDQVFRQNDRVIHLVNDAEANVFNGDLGYITDLLPAKYTDSKQDEITINFDGSEVTYPRNEWYKISLAYAMSIHKSQGSEFQVVILPITRTSYRMLQRNLIYTAITRSKSKLILLGEISAFDHAVKNAGTLRKTHLVPRFQLSPEEDQQPPAKQAQKETVTSQAPANTSEEPHQLSLLEEQQTETLAEGDSYVLTANNFLSIDPMIGLTEADIAQFFKNE; encoded by the coding sequence ATGACTGAACTTTATTTTACAGGAACGATTGATCGCATCGTTTTTGAAAATCCTGCAAATTTTTATAAAATCTTGCTGCTGGAAATCGAGGAAACCAACAGTGATTTTGATGATTACGAAATCATTGTGACAGGAACCATGGCTGATGTGATTGAGGGGGAAGATTACCGATTTTACGGTCATCTAGTTACCCATCCCAAGTATGGCCAGCAGCTCCAATTGACCCGGTACGAGCGAAGTAAGCCGACCTCAGCTGGTTTAATCAAATACTTTTCAAGCAGCCATTTCAAGGGAATCGGCCGTAAGACAGCAGAAAAAATTGTCGACCTCTACGGCGAAGAAACCATTGACAGGATTCTTGCTGAACCTGAAAAACTCCAGCAGATTAGCGGTCTTTCTAAAAAAAGTCGCGAAGCTTTCTTGGACACCTTACGGCTTAACTATGGAACCGAGATGATTTTAGCCAAGCTGGCAGAGTATGGTATCCCCAACAAACTGGCCTTTCAAATTCAAGACCAGTATAAGGAAAAAACCTTAGAGATTATTGAAGAAAATCCCTATCAGCTGGTTGAAGACATCCAAGGTTTGGGCTTCACCATCGCCGATAAAATCGCTGAAAACCTCGGAATTGAAAGCACCTCCCCCCAACGTTTTAGGGCTGGGATGCTCTTTAGTCTGATTAATCGCTCTATGGAAACCGGGGATACCTATATTGAAGCCCGCGACCTCTTGGAAGCTACTTTGGAAGTTCTGGAAAAAGCCCGTCGGGTTGAATTGGATCCGGCTGCCGTCGCTCAAGAACTAACGGGATTGATTGCCGACGGCAAGGTACAGCAGGTCGGAACCAAGATTTTTGACAACAGCCTCTTTTTTGCTGAACAAGGTATTCATACCAATCTAACCCGCCTTATGGAAAAAAACGGCTTCAAACCCTTCCCTCGGGAACTGGTCGAAGAAGCCATCGAGGAACTTCAAAGCCTCTCCCAGCTCCGCTATGATGCCATTCAGAAAGAGGCGATTATTCAAGCCATCAACAACCCTCTCTTTATCCTAACAGGAGGGCCGGGAACGGGGAAAACAACGGTTATCAATGGTATTATTGCTGTTTATGCCATGCTCAACCGCATCGACCTCAACAAGGTCAAAGAAGACTGCCCCATCCTGCTTGCCGCACCAACTGGGCGAGCAGCCAGACGGATGAACGAATTGACAGGACTCCCAAGTGCAACCATCCACCGCCATCTGGGGCTAGTCGAAGGACAGGAAGAAACCTTCCGAGAAGATTATCTGGATGCAGACTTTATCATTGTTGATGAGTTTTCCATGGTGGATACTTGGCTGGCCAACCAGCTCTTTCAAAACATCTCCTCCCAGACCCAAGTCCTCATCGTCGGAGATGCTGAACAACTCCCATCTGTCAGCCCCGGTCAGGTATTGGCCGACCTGCTCAAGGTTAAAAAATTACCAAGTATCACTCTGGAGAAAATCTACCGCCAATCCGAAGATTCAACCATTGTGACACTGGCCAGTCAGATTCGTCAGTGCAAACTCCCTGAGGATTTTCGTGAGAAAAAAGCCGACCGCTCCTATTTTGAAGCCCAAAATGAACAAATCCCTGCCCTCATTGAACGCATTGTCACAGCTGCCATTAAATCCGGTATCCCCGCTCAGGAAGTTCAAATCTTGGCTCCGATGTATCGAGGCAGCGCCGGGATTGACCAACTCAATACCATGACCCAAAACCTGCTCAATCCGCTAGCTGAAGGCCAACTGGAATTTCTCCACAACGATCAGGTTTTCCGTCAAAACGATCGGGTTATCCATTTAGTCAATGACGCAGAAGCCAATGTTTTCAATGGTGATTTGGGCTACATCACTGACCTCCTGCCTGCCAAATACACCGACTCCAAACAAGATGAAATCACCATCAATTTTGACGGCAGCGAAGTGACCTACCCTCGCAATGAATGGTACAAGATTAGTCTTGCCTACGCCATGTCCATCCACAAATCACAGGGCAGCGAATTTCAGGTGGTCATTTTACCCATCACCCGGACAAGCTACCGCATGCTCCAACGCAATCTCATCTACACCGCCATTACTCGCTCCAAAAGCAAGCTCATTTTGCTGGGAGAAATCTCCGCCTTTGACCATGCTGTAAAAAATGCAGGCACTCTGCGCAAGACCCACCTGGTGCCCCGCTTCCAGCTTTCCCCAGAAGAAGACCAGCAGCCTCCTGCAAAGCAAGCGCAAAAAGAAACTGTAACAAGCCAAGCGCCAGCAAATACTTCTGAAGAACCGCACCAGCTTTCTCTCTTGGAAGAGCAGCAAACAGAAACCTTGGCTGAAGGTGACAGCTACGTCCTTACGGCGAACAATTTTCTATCGATTGACCCCATGATTGGGCTGACTGAAGCTGATATTGCGCAATTTTTCAAAAACGAATAA
- the lepB gene encoding signal peptidase I encodes MKHFIKEWGLFILFISAFILSRLYIWSPVTVDGHSMDPTLQDQEHLIMVRTSSIERFDIVVAAEDDGTGSEKLIVKRVIGMPGDTIHYENDVLYVNDKEVDEPYLDDYLAAFAKDKLQDTYSYNPQFQAVAQAATAFTQDANGSASFTVTVPQGQYFLLGDDRLVSQDSRRVGNFDKSAIKGEIVLRMWPLNRISLF; translated from the coding sequence ATGAAACACTTTATCAAAGAATGGGGACTCTTTATCCTCTTCATTTCTGCCTTTATCCTATCCCGACTCTACATCTGGAGCCCGGTGACTGTGGATGGCCACTCTATGGATCCAACCTTGCAGGATCAGGAACATCTCATCATGGTCAGGACAAGCTCTATCGAACGATTTGACATCGTGGTAGCTGCTGAAGACGACGGAACTGGCTCGGAAAAGTTGATTGTCAAACGGGTTATCGGTATGCCGGGGGATACGATCCACTACGAAAATGATGTTCTCTATGTCAATGACAAAGAGGTCGACGAACCTTATCTGGATGACTACTTGGCTGCATTTGCCAAAGACAAACTCCAAGACACTTACTCTTACAATCCTCAATTCCAAGCAGTTGCTCAGGCAGCGACCGCCTTTACCCAAGATGCCAATGGTTCTGCCAGCTTTACTGTGACAGTTCCCCAAGGTCAGTATTTCCTTCTCGGCGACGATCGTCTGGTATCTCAAGACAGCCGTCGGGTAGGAAACTTTGACAAGTCTGCTATTAAGGGCGAAATCGTTCTTCGTATGTGGCCACTCAACCGCATCTCCCTCTTCTAG